A portion of the Streptomyces sp. NBC_00376 genome contains these proteins:
- a CDS encoding SHOCT domain-containing protein — translation MPGLLRGVARTAVIAGTATSVSNRVSRRQAGRWARQDAEQAQAQQAAAAPPPPAPTSLAPEDEMSNKIAQLKDLGDLKSQGVLSESEFEAQKARILGS, via the coding sequence ATGCCAGGCCTTCTTCGTGGCGTCGCCCGTACAGCGGTGATCGCCGGAACCGCCACCTCGGTCTCCAATCGGGTCTCCCGGCGGCAGGCGGGCCGCTGGGCGCGCCAGGACGCCGAGCAGGCGCAGGCCCAGCAGGCCGCCGCGGCGCCCCCGCCGCCCGCGCCCACGTCCCTCGCGCCGGAGGACGAGATGAGCAACAAGATCGCCCAGCTCAAGGACCTCGGCGATCTCAAGAGCCAGGGAGTGCTGAGCGAGAGCGAGTTCGAGGCCCAGAAGGCCAGGATCCTCGGCTCCTGA
- a CDS encoding DUF6011 domain-containing protein: MESAEPLPEPFPGTGAEPPPGDDPAGRTARRKVVRCRMCGRPLTGTASRRTGLGPACDAKLHPAPPDIRTRRHEVEQDPLPGV, encoded by the coding sequence GTGGAATCCGCCGAGCCCCTCCCCGAGCCGTTCCCCGGAACCGGCGCCGAGCCCCCGCCCGGGGACGACCCGGCCGGCCGCACCGCCCGCCGGAAGGTGGTGCGCTGCCGCATGTGCGGCCGCCCGCTCACCGGTACGGCCTCACGCCGCACCGGCCTCGGCCCCGCCTGCGACGCCAAGCTCCACCCGGCGCCCCCGGACATCCGCACCCGCCGCCACGAGGTCGAGCAGGACCCGCTGCCCGGCGTCTGA
- a CDS encoding acyl-CoA thioesterase translates to MTNPAERLVDLLDLERIEVNIFRGRSPQESLQRVFGGQVAGQALVAAGRTTDGDRPVHSLHAYFLRPGRPGVPIVYEVERVRDGRSFTTRRVTAVQQGRTIFNLTASFHRPEEAGFEHQLPPAREVPDPEELPTVAEEVREHLGALPEALERMARRQPFDIRYVDRLRWTKEEVEDADPRSAVWMRAVGPLGDDPLVHTCALTYASDMTLLDAVRIPVEPLWGPRGFDMASLDHAMWFHRPFRADEWFLYDQESPVATGGRGLARGRIYDRDGNLLVSVVQEGLFRRLGA, encoded by the coding sequence ATGACGAACCCCGCCGAGCGCCTGGTCGATCTGCTCGACCTGGAGCGGATCGAGGTCAACATATTCCGCGGGCGCAGCCCGCAGGAGTCCCTGCAGCGGGTCTTCGGCGGGCAGGTCGCCGGGCAGGCGCTGGTGGCGGCCGGCCGGACCACCGACGGGGACCGGCCGGTCCACTCGCTGCACGCGTACTTCCTGCGTCCGGGGCGGCCGGGTGTGCCGATCGTCTACGAGGTGGAGCGCGTCCGGGACGGCCGGTCGTTCACCACCCGCCGGGTCACGGCCGTCCAGCAGGGCCGGACGATCTTCAATCTGACGGCGTCCTTCCACCGGCCGGAGGAGGCGGGCTTCGAGCACCAGCTGCCGCCGGCCCGCGAGGTCCCGGATCCGGAGGAGCTGCCGACCGTCGCCGAGGAGGTCCGGGAACACCTCGGGGCGCTCCCGGAGGCCCTGGAGAGGATGGCCCGCCGGCAGCCCTTCGACATCAGGTACGTCGACCGGCTGCGCTGGACGAAGGAGGAGGTCGAGGACGCGGACCCGCGCAGCGCGGTGTGGATGCGGGCGGTCGGCCCGCTGGGCGACGACCCTCTGGTGCACACATGTGCGCTGACGTACGCCAGCGACATGACGCTGCTCGACGCGGTCCGTATCCCGGTGGAGCCGTTGTGGGGGCCGCGTGGTTTCGACATGGCGTCGCTGGACCACGCGATGTGGTTCCACCGTCCGTTCCGGGCGGACGAGTGGTTCCTCTACGACCAGGAGTCGCCGGTCGCGACGGGCGGCCGGGGGCTGGCGCGGGGCCGGATCTACGACCGGGACGGCAACCTGCTGGTGTCCGTGGTGCAGGAGGGGCTGTTCCGCCGTCTCGGCGCATAG
- a CDS encoding DEAD/DEAH box helicase produces the protein MIFIPSSGSLIRAEGRQDGGVTLIDQLPPTDDPDALFEAFSSWTETRGITLYPAQEEALIEVVSGANVILSTPTGSGKSLVAAGAHFTALAQDKVTFYTAPIKALVSEKFFDLCKLFGTENVGMLTGDASVNADAPVICCTAEVLASIALRDGKYADIGQVVMDEFHFYAEQDRGWAWQIPLLELPQAQFILMSATLGDVRMFEEDLTRRTGRPTSVVRSATRPVPLSYEYRLTPITETLTELLDTRQSPVYIVHFTQAAAVERAQSLMSINMCTKEEKEKIADLIGNFRFTTKFGQNLSRYVRHGIGVHHAGMLPKYRRLVEKLAQAGLLKVICGTDTLGVGVNVPIRTVLFTALTKYDGTRVRTLRAREFHQIAGRAGRAGFDTAGFVVAQAPEHVIENEKAVKKAGDDPKKKRKVVRKKAPEGFVAWSETTFDKLIQSDPEPLTSRFRVTHTMLLSVIARPGNAFEAMRRLLEDNHEPRRAQLRHIRRAIAIYRSLLDGGVVEQLDKPDAEGRIVRLTVDLQQDFALNQPLSTFALAAFDLLDPDSPSYALDMVSVVESTLDDPRQILAAQQNKARGEAVGQMKADGVEYEERMELLQEVTYPKPLSELLWHAYDVYRRSHPWVGDHPVSPKSVIRDMYERAMTFTEFTSNYELARTEGIVLRYLASAYKALEHTIPDDLKSEDLEDLIAWLGEMVRQVDSSLLDEWEQLANPEVETAEQAQERADEVKPVTANARAFRVLVRNAMFRRVELAALDKVGELGELDSDAGWDEDAWGDAMDAYWDEYDDLGTGPDARGPKLLKIDEDAAHGLWRVRQTFADPNGDHDWGISAEIDLAASDEEGRAVVRVTSVGQL, from the coding sequence ATGATCTTCATACCGTCGTCCGGTTCCCTCATCCGGGCGGAAGGCAGGCAAGATGGGGGCGTGACCCTTATCGATCAGCTGCCCCCGACCGACGACCCCGACGCCCTCTTCGAGGCTTTCTCGTCATGGACCGAGACGCGGGGCATCACCCTCTATCCGGCCCAGGAGGAGGCACTGATCGAGGTGGTCTCCGGCGCGAACGTGATCCTTTCCACCCCGACCGGCTCCGGAAAGAGCCTGGTCGCGGCGGGTGCGCACTTCACCGCGCTGGCCCAGGACAAGGTCACCTTCTACACCGCGCCGATCAAGGCACTGGTCTCGGAGAAGTTCTTCGACCTGTGCAAGCTGTTCGGTACGGAGAACGTCGGCATGCTCACCGGCGACGCCTCGGTCAACGCGGATGCCCCGGTGATCTGCTGCACGGCCGAGGTGCTGGCCTCCATCGCGCTGCGTGACGGCAAGTACGCCGACATCGGCCAGGTCGTGATGGACGAGTTCCACTTCTACGCCGAGCAGGACCGCGGCTGGGCCTGGCAGATCCCTCTGCTGGAGCTGCCGCAGGCCCAGTTCATCCTGATGTCGGCCACGCTCGGCGACGTCCGGATGTTCGAGGAGGACCTGACCCGCCGTACCGGCCGCCCCACGTCCGTGGTGCGTTCGGCGACCCGGCCGGTCCCGCTCAGCTACGAGTACCGGCTGACCCCGATCACCGAGACCCTCACCGAACTCCTGGACACCAGGCAGTCGCCGGTCTACATCGTGCACTTCACCCAGGCCGCGGCCGTCGAGCGGGCGCAGTCGCTGATGAGCATCAACATGTGCACCAAGGAGGAGAAGGAGAAGATCGCCGATCTGATCGGCAACTTCCGCTTCACCACCAAGTTCGGCCAGAACCTCTCCCGCTATGTGCGGCACGGCATCGGGGTGCACCACGCGGGCATGCTGCCGAAGTACCGGCGCCTGGTGGAGAAGCTCGCCCAGGCCGGCCTGCTGAAGGTGATCTGCGGTACGGACACCCTCGGCGTCGGCGTCAACGTACCCATCCGTACGGTGCTGTTCACCGCGCTCACCAAGTACGACGGCACCCGGGTGCGTACGCTGCGCGCCCGTGAGTTCCACCAGATCGCCGGCCGCGCGGGACGGGCCGGCTTCGACACGGCGGGCTTCGTCGTGGCGCAGGCTCCCGAGCACGTCATCGAGAACGAGAAGGCCGTCAAGAAGGCCGGCGACGACCCGAAGAAGAAGCGCAAGGTGGTCCGCAAAAAGGCCCCCGAGGGCTTCGTCGCCTGGTCGGAGACCACGTTCGACAAACTGATCCAGTCCGACCCGGAGCCGCTGACCTCCCGCTTCCGCGTCACGCACACCATGCTGCTGTCCGTGATCGCCCGTCCCGGCAACGCCTTCGAGGCGATGCGACGTCTGCTGGAGGACAACCACGAGCCGCGCCGGGCGCAGCTGCGGCACATCCGCCGGGCCATCGCGATCTACCGCTCGCTGCTGGACGGCGGCGTCGTGGAACAGCTCGACAAGCCGGACGCGGAGGGCCGGATCGTCCGGCTCACCGTCGACCTCCAGCAGGACTTCGCGCTCAACCAGCCGCTGTCCACCTTCGCGCTGGCCGCGTTCGACCTGCTGGACCCGGACTCCCCCTCGTACGCGCTGGACATGGTCTCCGTCGTCGAGTCGACGCTCGACGATCCCCGGCAGATCCTCGCCGCGCAGCAGAACAAGGCGCGCGGCGAGGCGGTCGGGCAGATGAAGGCGGACGGTGTCGAGTACGAGGAGCGGATGGAGCTGCTCCAGGAGGTCACGTACCCGAAGCCGCTGAGCGAGCTGCTGTGGCACGCGTACGACGTGTACCGCAGGAGCCACCCGTGGGTGGGCGACCACCCCGTCTCGCCGAAGTCCGTGATCCGTGACATGTACGAACGCGCCATGACGTTCACGGAGTTCACCTCCAATTACGAGCTGGCCCGCACCGAGGGCATCGTGCTGCGCTATCTCGCCAGTGCGTACAAGGCGCTGGAGCACACCATCCCGGACGACCTCAAGTCCGAGGACCTGGAGGATCTGATCGCCTGGCTCGGCGAGATGGTCCGGCAGGTGGACTCCAGTCTGCTCGACGAGTGGGAGCAGCTGGCCAACCCCGAGGTGGAGACCGCCGAGCAGGCGCAGGAGCGGGCCGACGAGGTGAAGCCGGTCACGGCCAACGCCCGCGCCTTCCGGGTGCTGGTGCGCAACGCGATGTTCCGCCGGGTCGAGCTGGCCGCGCTGGACAAGGTGGGCGAGCTCGGCGAGCTGGACAGCGACGCGGGCTGGGACGAGGACGCATGGGGCGATGCGATGGACGCCTACTGGGACGAGTACGACGACCTGGGCACCGGTCCGGACGCCCGCGGTCCGAAGCTGCTGAAGATCGACGAGGACGCGGCGCACGGGCTGTGGCGGGTCCGGCAGACCTTCGCCGACCCCAACGGCGACCACGACTGGGGCATCAGCGCGGAGATCGACCTGGCCGCCTCCGACGAGGAGGGCCGGGCCGTGGTCCGCGTGACCTCCGTCGGTCAGCTGTGA
- a CDS encoding metal-dependent hydrolase, with amino-acid sequence MMGPAHSLSGAAAWLGVGAAAAAAGHAMPWPVLVVGALITAGAALAPDLDHKSATISRAFGPVSRGVCEIVDKLSHAVYKATRMRGDSTRNGGHRTLTHTWVWAVLIGAGASAAAITGGRWAVLAILFVHLVLAVEGLLWRAARMSSDVLVWLLGATSAWILAGVLDKPGNGSDWLFTAPGQEYLWLGLPIVLGALVHDIGDALTVSGCPILWPIPIGRKRWYPIGPPKAMRFRAGSWVELKVLMPAFMVLGGVGGAAALNFI; translated from the coding sequence ATGATGGGACCGGCACACTCTCTGTCGGGGGCAGCGGCCTGGCTGGGGGTGGGCGCGGCGGCGGCGGCCGCCGGTCATGCGATGCCGTGGCCCGTCCTCGTCGTCGGGGCGCTGATCACCGCCGGAGCCGCGCTGGCCCCGGACCTCGACCACAAGTCCGCGACCATCTCGCGCGCCTTCGGGCCGGTGTCCCGGGGGGTCTGCGAAATCGTCGACAAGCTCTCGCACGCTGTCTACAAGGCGACCCGGATGCGCGGCGACTCGACCCGCAACGGGGGCCACCGGACACTGACCCACACCTGGGTGTGGGCGGTCCTGATCGGTGCCGGAGCCTCCGCCGCGGCGATCACCGGCGGCCGGTGGGCGGTGCTTGCGATCCTCTTCGTCCACCTGGTGCTCGCCGTCGAAGGGCTGCTGTGGCGGGCCGCCCGGATGTCCAGCGACGTCCTGGTCTGGCTGCTCGGCGCGACCAGTGCCTGGATACTGGCCGGTGTCCTGGACAAGCCGGGCAACGGCTCGGACTGGCTGTTCACCGCCCCCGGCCAGGAGTACCTCTGGCTCGGGCTGCCCATCGTGCTCGGCGCCCTCGTGCACGACATCGGCGACGCGCTCACTGTCTCGGGCTGCCCGATCCTGTGGCCCATCCCGATCGGCCGCAAGCGCTGGTACCCGATCGGCCCGCCGAAGGCCATGCGGTTCCGGGCCGGCAGCTGGGTGGAGCTGAAGGTGCTGATGCCGGCGTTCATGGTGCTCGGGGGAGTGGGCGGAGCGGCCGCGCTGAACTTCATCTGA